Proteins encoded together in one Fundidesulfovibrio magnetotacticus window:
- a CDS encoding HD-GYP domain-containing protein — MQLRRFLRTHDVTQLFAKAKALLEPGWGVGVVQAGRLLAAHGISEDDLEQPGALRFSVPLCGNLHPCGHVVVALRADHPASNGCQGVQQVADLLAHSLEMLLQQDEARRCLAADTLQKYRELSLLHRATMGLNTSLRLREVARALIGECRTGALPLEMGMLFLRDQATGAPEPFASFGPVREHQLDRVATSILFLDIMRGGKGEIVNDLDADSRWHGEAPGIKALIATPLVAAGNLVGGLVLATAQDAPIEANHLQYVSTLASVAGTAMGNAVHFEDVQSLLKALLQALATAIDARDPFTAGHSHRVARLAVALAKAVNDDADLLPGVIFPPDTLIELYYAGLLHDVGKIGVREQVLTKASRLPEDNLRLIGMRMALHAEITGTPWRDDFERLRRINRSDAISREDASLVVELSKQELSAYGQSIPLLAEEETLALLVTRGNLLPEERREIERHPAESYRILQHIPFPRNMTNLLSAIGQHHERLDGSGYPGGLKGDDISLTARLLMIVDIYDAITMERHYKPALPREKALLVLEEEAAQGKLDPRLVSIMIERIDSIEDDSLRMAIDRGYESLLGTNT; from the coding sequence ATGCAGTTGCGACGCTTCCTGCGCACCCACGACGTCACGCAGCTCTTCGCCAAAGCCAAGGCCCTGCTCGAACCGGGCTGGGGCGTGGGCGTGGTCCAGGCCGGGAGGCTGCTGGCCGCCCACGGCATTTCAGAAGACGACCTGGAGCAGCCCGGCGCGCTGCGCTTCAGCGTGCCCCTGTGCGGCAACCTCCACCCCTGCGGACACGTGGTGGTGGCGCTCAGGGCGGACCACCCCGCCTCCAACGGCTGCCAGGGCGTGCAACAGGTGGCCGACCTCCTGGCCCACAGCCTGGAGATGCTCCTGCAACAGGACGAGGCGCGCCGCTGCCTGGCCGCCGACACGCTCCAGAAATACCGCGAACTCTCCCTGCTCCACCGCGCCACCATGGGCCTGAACACCTCCCTGCGCCTGCGCGAGGTGGCCCGCGCCCTCATCGGCGAATGCCGCACCGGAGCGCTCCCCCTGGAAATGGGCATGCTCTTCCTGCGCGACCAGGCCACCGGCGCTCCCGAGCCCTTCGCCTCCTTCGGCCCGGTCCGAGAACACCAGCTGGACCGCGTGGCCACCAGCATCCTCTTCCTCGACATCATGCGCGGCGGCAAAGGCGAGATCGTCAACGACCTCGACGCCGACTCGCGCTGGCACGGCGAAGCTCCGGGCATCAAGGCGCTCATCGCCACGCCCCTCGTGGCCGCGGGCAACCTGGTGGGCGGCCTCGTGCTCGCCACGGCCCAGGACGCCCCCATCGAAGCCAACCACCTCCAGTACGTCTCCACCCTGGCCTCCGTGGCCGGCACCGCCATGGGCAACGCCGTGCACTTCGAGGACGTGCAGAGCCTGCTCAAGGCCTTGCTCCAGGCCCTGGCCACCGCCATCGACGCCCGCGACCCCTTCACGGCCGGCCACTCCCACCGCGTGGCGCGCCTTGCCGTGGCCCTGGCCAAGGCCGTCAACGACGACGCTGACCTGCTCCCCGGCGTCATCTTTCCCCCGGACACCCTCATCGAGCTCTACTACGCCGGGCTGCTCCACGACGTGGGCAAGATCGGCGTGCGCGAACAGGTGCTCACCAAGGCCTCCCGCCTGCCGGAAGACAACCTGCGCCTCATCGGCATGCGCATGGCCCTGCACGCCGAAATCACCGGCACGCCCTGGCGCGACGACTTCGAGCGCCTGCGGCGCATCAACCGCTCCGACGCCATCTCCCGCGAGGACGCCAGCCTCGTGGTGGAACTCTCCAAGCAGGAACTCAGCGCCTACGGCCAGTCCATCCCGCTGCTCGCCGAGGAGGAGACCCTGGCCCTGCTCGTGACGCGCGGCAACCTGCTCCCAGAAGAACGCCGCGAGATCGAACGCCATCCGGCCGAGAGCTACCGCATCCTTCAGCACATCCCCTTCCCCAGGAACATGACCAACCTGCTGTCCGCCATCGGCCAGCACCACGAACGCCTCGACGGCTCCGGCTACCCGGGCGGCCTCAAGGGCGACGACATCTCACTGACCGCGCGGCTGCTCATGATCGTGGACATCTACGACGCCATCACCATGGAGCGCCACTACAAGCCCGCGCTGCCCAGGGAGAAGGCCCTCCTCGTTCTCGAGGAGGAGGCCGCCCAGGGCAAGCTCGACCCCAGGCTCGTCTCCATCATGATCGAACGCATCGACTCCATCGAAGACGACTCCCTGCGCATGGCCATCGACAGAGGCTACGAGTCCCTACTAGGGACCAACACCTAG
- the pyrR gene encoding bifunctional pyr operon transcriptional regulator/uracil phosphoribosyltransferase PyrR, giving the protein MKRQKIVMNGKEMARTLERLAFEIMERHGECTELALLGVQRRGVELAQRLRKILEARLGCEVPLGKLDINLYRDDWTNLAHQPQINQTTIPFALDGRKIVLVDDVLYSGRTVRAALEAILDFGRPRKVELLVLVDRGHRELPIQADYMGKLLPTSRDERVDVYVKELDGEDKVRLAGGEAEE; this is encoded by the coding sequence ATGAAACGGCAGAAAATCGTGATGAACGGCAAGGAGATGGCGCGCACGCTGGAGCGGCTCGCCTTCGAGATCATGGAGCGCCACGGGGAATGCACGGAGCTGGCCCTTCTTGGGGTGCAGCGCCGGGGCGTGGAGCTGGCCCAACGCCTGCGCAAGATCCTGGAGGCACGCCTGGGGTGCGAGGTGCCTCTGGGCAAGCTCGACATCAACCTCTACCGCGACGACTGGACCAACCTGGCCCATCAGCCCCAGATCAACCAGACCACCATCCCCTTCGCCCTGGACGGCCGCAAGATCGTCCTGGTGGACGACGTGCTCTATTCCGGGCGCACGGTGCGCGCGGCCCTGGAGGCCATCCTGGACTTCGGGCGGCCCCGCAAGGTGGAGCTTCTGGTGCTGGTGGACCGGGGGCACCGCGAGCTGCCCATCCAGGCCGACTACATGGGCAAGCTGCTGCCCACCTCCCGCGACGAGCGCGTGGACGTGTACGTGAAGGAGCTCGACGGCGAGGACAAGGTGCGCCTGGCGGGCGGGGAAGCCGAGGAATGA
- a CDS encoding AAA family ATPase yields MRLAALRIIDFKAFRDAVLDVSPLEVLVGANGSGKSSVFELLRFVRDSLERDIPPEILPGFRGQFLYHPRSDDSRFGWQLFFQSDSTAVHSYEASVFAVPGRGAILSERVLKHPDGRQSPAVLTLIERTPDKVVFADSFPLYGVHNGKAPPNARRLTLSHVYDKGSRPLIDIRENIASWRFYASSRIDMARIKNPALVEQNASCEEDCGNLSAVLHHFMTEHPRVFDELLFRLGQVVPGFSGLTVWAYGSPGNVMAFWDEQGVPGRLSLGDLSEGTLRFLCWAAVLLHPAPPALVCLDEPDVGLHPRALPLLAALIKQASARMQIFVATHNSYFLSQFDLDSVTVLTKQDGQAAFRKPGESKTLLGLLEEFGPEELDNLHRSDELEVL; encoded by the coding sequence ATGAGACTTGCCGCGCTGCGCATCATCGACTTCAAAGCCTTCCGGGACGCCGTCCTGGATGTGTCGCCTTTGGAAGTCCTGGTGGGAGCCAACGGCAGCGGGAAATCCTCGGTCTTCGAACTCCTGCGCTTCGTGCGCGACTCCCTGGAACGCGACATCCCCCCGGAGATCCTCCCGGGCTTCAGGGGCCAGTTCCTTTATCACCCCCGTAGCGACGATTCCCGGTTTGGCTGGCAGCTGTTTTTCCAGTCAGACTCCACGGCGGTCCACTCCTACGAGGCCTCGGTTTTCGCCGTGCCTGGCCGTGGGGCGATCCTCTCCGAGCGCGTGCTGAAACATCCAGACGGTCGGCAGTCCCCCGCCGTCCTCACACTCATTGAACGAACGCCGGACAAGGTGGTCTTCGCGGACTCCTTCCCCCTCTACGGCGTCCACAACGGCAAAGCGCCGCCGAACGCCAGACGCCTCACGCTCTCCCACGTCTATGACAAGGGCTCCCGTCCGCTCATCGACATCCGGGAGAACATCGCATCCTGGAGATTCTACGCATCCTCCAGGATCGACATGGCCAGGATCAAGAATCCTGCGCTGGTGGAGCAAAACGCCTCCTGCGAAGAGGACTGCGGCAACCTGAGCGCGGTGCTCCACCACTTCATGACCGAGCACCCCCGCGTCTTCGATGAACTGCTGTTCCGGCTCGGCCAGGTCGTGCCCGGCTTTTCCGGCCTGACGGTCTGGGCCTACGGGAGCCCGGGAAACGTCATGGCCTTTTGGGACGAACAGGGCGTGCCCGGACGCCTGAGCCTTGGGGACCTCTCGGAGGGCACGCTCCGGTTCCTCTGCTGGGCGGCCGTGCTGCTCCACCCCGCGCCCCCGGCGTTGGTCTGCCTGGACGAACCCGACGTGGGCCTGCACCCTCGCGCACTGCCCCTGCTGGCCGCGCTCATCAAACAGGCCAGCGCGCGCATGCAGATCTTCGTGGCCACCCACAACTCGTACTTCCTCTCCCAGTTCGACCTGGACAGTGTGACCGTGCTGACCAAGCAGGACGGCCAGGCCGCCTTCAGAAAGCCAGGAGAGTCCAAGACTCTCCTGGGCCTGCTCGAAGAATTCGGCCCCGAGGAACTGGACAACCTCCACCGCTCCGACGAACTCGAAGTCCTATGA
- a CDS encoding macro domain-containing protein translates to MIRFRAGEGLLGLAHADITTFPAEAVVNAANAHLAGGGGVDGAIHQAAGPQLPPACRAIVARRGPLEAGEAEPTPGFALQARYIFHAVGPIWRGGGHGEPQALARAYRSCLELARAHGVRTLAFPAISCGVYGYPVDLAAPLALAELARGLREGLAEEAWMTLYSAQAYETWLGHARRILKD, encoded by the coding sequence GTGATCCGCTTCCGGGCCGGAGAAGGCTTGCTGGGCCTGGCCCATGCGGACATCACCACCTTCCCCGCGGAAGCCGTGGTCAACGCCGCCAACGCCCATCTCGCGGGGGGCGGCGGCGTGGACGGGGCCATCCATCAGGCCGCCGGGCCGCAGCTGCCCCCGGCCTGCCGGGCCATCGTCGCCCGGCGCGGCCCCCTGGAGGCCGGGGAGGCCGAACCCACCCCCGGCTTCGCCCTCCAGGCCCGCTACATCTTCCACGCCGTAGGCCCCATCTGGCGCGGCGGCGGCCACGGCGAGCCCCAGGCCCTGGCCCGGGCCTACCGCTCCTGCCTGGAGCTGGCCCGCGCCCACGGCGTGCGCACCCTCGCCTTCCCGGCCATCAGCTGCGGAGTCTACGGCTACCCCGTGGACCTGGCCGCGCCCCTGGCCCTGGCCGAACTGGCCCGGGGCCTGCGCGAGGGTCTGGCCGAAGAAGCCTGGATGACGCTCTACTCCGCGCAAGCCTACGAAACCTGGCTGGGCCACGCCCGGCGCATCCTCAAGGACTGA
- a CDS encoding DUF4276 family protein, translated as MKRALVYLEGPSDKAAMEALFKPLIATKYAEGASITFHASREGHGKKNVVLHVPRKAAEFVLNNPHAVVAAVPDLYPPNQGFPHRTAGELQEGMVALFKRHCDRMRPKQWNEYRDRFRVFCFKHDFEALLLACPDALRAHLGLERLDTAWTLPVEDQNHGHPPKRIVEELFEKCGRRYQGVADAPMILHGQNPRTLAEACPQCFKPFVDFLETL; from the coding sequence ATGAAAAGGGCGCTCGTCTACCTGGAAGGCCCCTCCGACAAGGCGGCCATGGAGGCACTGTTCAAGCCGTTGATCGCCACCAAGTACGCCGAGGGCGCTTCCATCACCTTCCACGCCTCCCGCGAGGGCCACGGCAAGAAAAACGTCGTGCTCCACGTCCCAAGAAAGGCGGCCGAATTCGTCCTGAACAATCCCCACGCCGTGGTGGCCGCCGTGCCGGACCTCTATCCGCCCAACCAGGGCTTCCCGCATCGCACGGCAGGGGAACTCCAGGAAGGCATGGTCGCCCTCTTCAAGCGCCACTGCGACAGGATGCGCCCCAAGCAATGGAACGAATACCGGGACCGCTTCCGGGTCTTCTGCTTCAAGCACGACTTTGAAGCCCTCTTGCTGGCCTGCCCCGACGCCCTGCGCGCGCACCTGGGCCTCGAACGTCTCGACACGGCGTGGACCCTTCCGGTAGAAGACCAGAATCACGGGCACCCGCCCAAGCGGATCGTGGAAGAACTCTTCGAGAAATGCGGCAGGCGCTATCAGGGCGTGGCCGACGCGCCCATGATCCTGCACGGCCAGAACCCTAGAACGCTGGCCGAAGCCTGTCCCCAGTGCTTCAAACCTTTCGTGGATTTCCTCGAAACACTCTAA
- the hslU gene encoding ATP-dependent protease ATPase subunit HslU, giving the protein MNTLTPREIVSELDRYIVGQNPAKRMVAIAMRNRWRRRQVDPSLRDEIAPKNILMIGPTGVGKTEIARRLAKLAGCPFHKVEATKFTEVGYVGRDVESMVRDLMEIGVRLVREEESQKVRVKAEKAAEERLLDLLLPPTPGQGSSMGFASPLASAGGMGYGDAQPPSEEATSTREKLRALWRKGALDDKQVEMDVLQPSPTVEIMAMPGMEELGGQFKDMFSKVFPQKRRTRKLRVREAYDILIQEESEKLVDMDKVADAAKERVEQTGILFIDEIDKICGRGGQGGSGPDVSREGVQRDLLPVVEGCVVNTKYGMVRTDHILFIAAGAFHLSKPSDLAPELQGRFPLRVELSALGRDEFLRILTEPQNSLTVQYTALLATEGVRLEFPLEGLEEVADFAEKVNADTENIGARRLYTIMEKIVQDLSFDAPDRGGETVVIDREYVREKLKDVAEDRDLTRYIL; this is encoded by the coding sequence ATGAACACGCTCACTCCCCGGGAAATCGTCTCCGAACTGGACCGCTACATCGTGGGGCAGAACCCCGCCAAGCGCATGGTGGCCATCGCCATGCGCAACCGCTGGCGACGCCGCCAGGTGGACCCATCCCTGCGCGACGAGATCGCCCCCAAGAACATCCTGATGATCGGGCCCACCGGCGTGGGCAAGACCGAGATCGCCCGCCGCCTGGCCAAGCTGGCGGGCTGCCCCTTCCACAAGGTGGAGGCCACCAAGTTCACCGAGGTGGGCTACGTGGGCCGCGACGTGGAATCCATGGTGCGCGACCTCATGGAGATCGGCGTGCGCCTGGTGCGCGAGGAGGAGTCCCAGAAGGTGCGCGTGAAGGCCGAAAAGGCCGCCGAGGAGCGCCTGCTGGACCTGCTGCTGCCGCCCACTCCGGGCCAGGGGTCGTCCATGGGCTTCGCGAGCCCCCTGGCCTCGGCCGGGGGCATGGGCTACGGCGACGCCCAGCCGCCCTCGGAGGAGGCCACGTCCACGCGCGAGAAGCTGCGCGCCCTCTGGCGCAAGGGCGCGCTGGACGACAAGCAGGTGGAGATGGACGTGCTCCAGCCCTCGCCCACGGTGGAGATCATGGCCATGCCGGGCATGGAGGAGCTGGGCGGCCAGTTCAAGGACATGTTCTCCAAGGTGTTCCCCCAGAAGCGGCGCACGCGCAAGCTCCGGGTGCGCGAGGCCTACGACATCCTGATCCAGGAGGAGTCGGAGAAGCTGGTGGACATGGACAAGGTGGCCGACGCCGCCAAGGAGCGTGTGGAGCAGACGGGCATCCTCTTCATCGACGAGATCGACAAGATCTGCGGCCGGGGCGGCCAGGGCGGCTCGGGGCCGGACGTGTCGCGCGAGGGCGTGCAGCGCGACCTGCTGCCCGTGGTGGAGGGCTGCGTGGTGAACACCAAGTACGGCATGGTGCGCACGGACCACATCCTGTTCATCGCGGCCGGGGCGTTCCACCTCTCCAAGCCCTCTGACCTGGCCCCGGAGCTGCAGGGACGCTTCCCCCTGCGCGTGGAGCTCTCGGCCCTTGGGCGCGACGAGTTCCTTCGCATCCTCACCGAGCCGCAGAACTCGCTGACGGTGCAGTACACGGCGCTGCTGGCCACCGAGGGCGTGCGCCTGGAGTTCCCCCTGGAGGGCCTGGAGGAGGTGGCGGACTTCGCGGAAAAGGTGAACGCCGACACCGAGAACATCGGCGCGCGCCGCCTCTACACCATCATGGAAAAAATCGTGCAGGACCTCTCCTTCGACGCCCCCGACCGGGGCGGCGAGACGGTTGTCATCGACCGGGAGTATGTGCGAGAGAAGCTGAAGGACGTGGCGGAAGATAGGGATTTGACGAGGTATATACTCTAG
- a CDS encoding tetratricopeptide repeat protein, protein MSFPRRAAPLAVLLACLVLLAAPPGARAALRAVVLPLQPAPGAPVEGFGAAVQNIVENALVLHGGFEETFFLNYTEAFDSAGDLQAYIGGQRAAESPLPGLARRGVRLALGGTVEPGSGTTRQARLWLKDLETGERSEILLPVDPLAGLTGLRSGLIPLLEQAAGRPFNPAQAKALRRPEILPMKAFSLLGHAYASYLVSTRARIRPPFRLSFSARALELAPNSATALNMHGWLLHASGDDAPALTLFRKALDRDPSLVDALDGMARLTLDRSGQEQALPWVLRKTRTRDEGVGPGLARVHHHLAGMAKGSDRNRVAAWHLNKATVLDPAWDRPLLELTLALSRMERFEDARRALDKRLAREKSPALRTRYLEQMALVRLWESQAAQREKKTPQRVQALEQAVELAAVTPGMARDLRWRVRYELADALCAGGEPGRAAQELSAAEAANQTEQLLQNALMAFCLARSGRSAEARALAWETLSATAEQERRRDPVPRRAYESLGRAFDALDRQELARIMERHATPHIPDPAK, encoded by the coding sequence ATGTCGTTTCCGCGCCGGGCCGCGCCGCTGGCGGTCCTGCTGGCCTGCCTCGTCCTGCTGGCGGCCCCCCCGGGGGCCAGGGCGGCCCTGCGCGCCGTGGTTCTGCCCCTCCAGCCCGCACCGGGCGCGCCCGTCGAAGGCTTTGGCGCGGCCGTGCAGAACATCGTGGAAAACGCCCTGGTGCTCCACGGAGGTTTCGAGGAGACCTTCTTCCTTAATTATACCGAAGCGTTCGACTCGGCGGGAGACCTGCAGGCCTACATCGGGGGCCAGCGCGCCGCCGAGTCGCCCCTGCCGGGCCTGGCGCGGCGCGGCGTGCGCCTGGCGCTGGGGGGCACGGTGGAGCCGGGCTCCGGCACGACGCGGCAGGCGCGGCTTTGGCTCAAGGACCTGGAGACCGGAGAGCGCTCCGAGATCCTCCTGCCCGTCGACCCCCTCGCCGGGCTCACGGGCCTTCGTTCCGGCCTGATCCCCCTGCTGGAGCAGGCCGCCGGCAGGCCCTTCAACCCGGCCCAGGCCAAAGCCCTGAGACGGCCGGAAATCCTCCCCATGAAGGCCTTTTCCCTGCTGGGCCACGCCTACGCCTCCTACCTGGTGTCCACCCGGGCCAGGATCAGACCCCCTTTCCGGCTCTCCTTCTCGGCCAGGGCGCTCGAACTGGCCCCCAACTCGGCCACGGCGCTCAACATGCACGGCTGGCTGCTCCACGCCTCCGGGGACGACGCCCCGGCCCTGACCCTCTTCCGCAAGGCCCTGGACCGCGACCCCTCCCTGGTGGACGCCCTGGACGGCATGGCCCGCCTGACCCTTGACCGCTCCGGCCAGGAACAGGCCCTACCCTGGGTGCTGCGCAAGACCCGGACCCGCGATGAAGGCGTCGGCCCCGGCCTGGCCCGCGTGCACCATCACCTGGCAGGCATGGCCAAGGGCTCCGACCGCAACCGCGTGGCCGCCTGGCACCTGAACAAGGCCACCGTGCTGGACCCCGCCTGGGACAGGCCCCTGCTGGAACTCACCCTGGCGCTTTCCCGCATGGAACGCTTCGAGGACGCCCGCCGCGCCCTGGACAAACGGCTGGCGCGCGAGAAATCCCCGGCCCTGCGCACCCGCTACCTGGAACAGATGGCCCTGGTGCGGCTCTGGGAATCCCAGGCTGCCCAGCGGGAGAAGAAGACGCCCCAGCGCGTCCAGGCCCTGGAGCAGGCCGTGGAACTGGCGGCGGTGACGCCCGGCATGGCCCGGGACCTGCGCTGGAGGGTCCGCTACGAACTGGCCGACGCCCTCTGCGCGGGGGGCGAACCCGGCCGTGCGGCCCAGGAGCTCTCGGCCGCCGAGGCGGCCAACCAGACGGAACAGCTGTTGCAAAACGCCCTGATGGCCTTCTGCCTGGCACGCTCGGGCCGCTCCGCCGAGGCCCGCGCCCTGGCATGGGAAACCCTTTCGGCCACGGCGGAACAGGAGCGCAGGCGCGACCCCGTGCCGCGAAGGGCCTACGAATCCCTGGGCAGGGCCTTCGACGCCCTGGACCGGCAGGAACTGGCGCGCATCATGGAGCGCCACGCCACGCCCCACATCCCCGACCCCGCCAAGTGA
- a CDS encoding IscA/HesB family protein, giving the protein MVTMTHPAKEQLDQYFAENPKSPIRIFLSSGSCAGPRLALALDEPKPSDAVHDVEGYSFLVDKELLEQAQPISLDFQGQGFSIASSLVLESGGCGGGCSCSGGSCS; this is encoded by the coding sequence ATGGTTACGATGACGCACCCCGCGAAGGAACAGCTCGACCAGTACTTCGCGGAAAATCCCAAGTCCCCCATCCGCATTTTCCTCTCCAGCGGCTCCTGCGCCGGCCCCAGGCTCGCTCTGGCCCTGGACGAGCCCAAACCCTCCGACGCGGTCCACGACGTGGAAGGCTACAGCTTCCTGGTGGACAAGGAGCTCCTCGAGCAGGCCCAGCCCATCAGCCTGGATTTCCAGGGCCAGGGCTTCAGCATCGCCTCCAGCCTCGTGCTGGAATCCGGCGGCTGCGGCGGCGGCTGCTCCTGCTCCGGCGGCAGTTGCTCCTAG
- the argB gene encoding acetylglutamate kinase: protein MQESAAGQARMLLESLPYIRKFHGKTVVIKYGGHAMKDEHLKKSFALNVVLLKYIGVNPVIVHGGGPQIGQMLTQLGIESHFREGLRVTDDATMNVVEMVLVGRVNKEIVNLINLHGGSCVGLSGKDGWLIKVRKLEMVLTREDAPPEIIDLGNVGEPVSVNAGLIETLVQSGVIPVIAPVGVDDEGRTYNINADTAAGAVAQALGAKRLLLLTDVAGVLDPEGKLIETMDLKEASQAIEEGVAKGGMIPKLKCCMEAVQSGVEKAHVIDGRVENSLILELFTRQGIGTEVCLKR, encoded by the coding sequence ATGCAAGAATCCGCCGCCGGCCAGGCCCGCATGCTCCTGGAGTCGCTGCCCTACATCCGCAAGTTCCACGGCAAGACCGTGGTGATCAAGTACGGCGGCCACGCCATGAAGGACGAGCACCTCAAGAAGAGCTTCGCCCTCAACGTGGTGCTGCTCAAATACATCGGGGTCAACCCGGTCATCGTGCACGGCGGCGGCCCACAGATCGGCCAGATGCTCACGCAGCTGGGCATCGAGTCCCACTTCCGCGAGGGCCTGCGCGTCACCGACGACGCCACCATGAACGTGGTGGAGATGGTCCTGGTGGGGCGCGTGAACAAGGAGATCGTCAACCTCATCAACCTGCACGGCGGCTCCTGCGTGGGCCTCTCCGGCAAGGACGGCTGGCTCATCAAGGTGCGCAAGCTCGAAATGGTGCTCACGCGCGAGGACGCCCCGCCAGAGATCATCGACCTGGGCAACGTGGGCGAACCCGTGAGCGTCAACGCCGGGCTCATCGAAACCCTCGTGCAGAGCGGCGTCATCCCCGTCATCGCCCCCGTGGGCGTGGACGACGAGGGCCGCACCTACAACATCAACGCCGACACCGCCGCCGGCGCCGTGGCCCAGGCCCTGGGCGCGAAACGCCTCCTGCTGCTCACCGACGTGGCCGGCGTGCTCGATCCCGAAGGCAAGCTCATCGAGACCATGGACCTCAAGGAGGCCAGCCAAGCCATCGAGGAAGGCGTGGCCAAGGGCGGCATGATCCCCAAGCTCAAGTGCTGCATGGAGGCCGTGCAGTCGGGCGTTGAGAAGGCCCACGTCATCGACGGACGGGTGGAGAATTCGCTCATCCTGGAGTTGTTCACGAGGCAGGGCATCGGCACGGAGGTCTGCCTGAAGCGCTGA
- a CDS encoding response regulator transcription factor, whose protein sequence is MPGKILIVDDEIHIRMLLEQTLEDLEEEHGVTILTASNGEEGLDLIRRERPDVVFLDIMMPKFSGYEVCRKVMDDPALQGGHNIVLLTAKGQEVDRRQGLELGAKKYMTKPFDPDEVLDTARELLGINR, encoded by the coding sequence ATGCCCGGAAAAATACTCATCGTCGACGACGAGATCCACATCCGGATGCTACTCGAACAGACCCTCGAAGACCTGGAGGAGGAACACGGCGTGACCATCCTCACCGCTTCCAACGGCGAGGAAGGGCTGGACCTCATCCGCCGTGAACGCCCCGACGTGGTTTTCCTGGACATCATGATGCCCAAGTTCAGCGGCTACGAAGTCTGCCGCAAGGTCATGGACGACCCGGCCCTCCAGGGCGGGCACAACATCGTCCTGCTCACCGCCAAGGGGCAGGAGGTGGACCGCCGCCAGGGGCTTGAACTGGGCGCGAAAAAATACATGACCAAGCCCTTCGACCCCGACGAGGTGCTCGACACGGCGCGGGAACTCCTGGGCATCAACCGCTAG
- the hslV gene encoding ATP-dependent protease subunit HslV, which produces MDIHATTILAVRDAAGVAMAGDGQVTFGQAVAMKHSARKVRRLYKDRVLAGFAGSTADAFTLCERFEAKLEEFSGNLVRAAVELAKDWRKDKYLRRLEAMLLVADASTVLVLTGAGDVIEPDDGLAAIGSGGSYALAAARALSRNTDLSAPDVARKAMEIAAEMCVFTNSNIVLETAAKS; this is translated from the coding sequence ATGGACATCCACGCCACCACCATCCTGGCCGTGCGCGACGCCGCAGGCGTCGCCATGGCCGGGGACGGCCAGGTCACCTTCGGCCAGGCCGTGGCCATGAAGCACTCGGCGCGCAAGGTGCGCCGCCTCTATAAGGACCGGGTCCTGGCGGGCTTCGCCGGGTCCACGGCCGACGCCTTCACCCTCTGCGAGCGCTTCGAGGCCAAGCTGGAGGAGTTCTCCGGCAACCTCGTGCGCGCCGCCGTAGAGCTGGCCAAAGACTGGCGCAAGGACAAGTACCTGCGCCGCCTGGAGGCCATGCTCCTGGTGGCCGACGCCTCCACCGTGCTCGTGCTCACGGGCGCTGGCGACGTGATCGAGCCCGACGACGGCCTGGCCGCCATCGGCTCCGGCGGCTCCTACGCCCTGGCCGCCGCGCGCGCCCTGTCCCGCAACACCGACCTCTCCGCCCCGGACGTGGCCCGCAAGGCCATGGAGATCGCGGCGGAGATGTGCGTCTTCACCAACTCCAACATCGTGCTGGAAACCGCCGCAAAATCATGA
- a CDS encoding IscA/HesB family protein — MFTLTEPAKKQLDSYFADKEKSPIRIYLSSGGUAGPRLALALDEPKDSDDVFETDGYSFIIDKELMGKAQPVTVDLSYMGFQVHSSLELGGGGCGSSCSSGSCGQ, encoded by the coding sequence ATGTTCACGCTCACGGAGCCTGCAAAAAAGCAGCTTGACTCTTATTTCGCCGACAAGGAGAAGTCTCCCATCCGGATCTACCTCTCCTCCGGCGGCTGAGCTGGCCCCCGGCTGGCATTGGCTCTGGACGAGCCAAAAGATTCCGACGACGTGTTCGAGACCGACGGCTACTCCTTCATCATCGACAAAGAACTCATGGGCAAGGCCCAGCCCGTCACGGTGGACCTCTCCTACATGGGCTTCCAGGTGCACTCCAGCCTGGAACTGGGCGGAGGCGGTTGCGGAAGCTCCTGCTCCTCCGGCTCCTGCGGACAGTAA